In Sphingobacterium zeae, one genomic interval encodes:
- the tnpB gene encoding IS66 family insertion sequence element accessory protein TnpB (TnpB, as the term is used for proteins encoded by IS66 family insertion elements, is considered an accessory protein, since TnpC, encoded by a neighboring gene, is a DDE family transposase.), producing MFALGSSHRFYLYDGFCDMRKSFDGLCGLISSGMQRQATSGEVFVFLNRSRTHVKLLHWEKGGFVLYYKRLESGTFVPPSIKNGELSWSDLVLMIEGIQVVKSIQKRRFTLP from the coding sequence ATGTTTGCGCTAGGCTCATCGCATAGGTTTTATCTTTATGATGGTTTTTGCGATATGAGGAAGTCTTTTGATGGACTTTGTGGACTGATCAGTTCAGGAATGCAGCGGCAAGCTACCAGTGGGGAGGTTTTTGTGTTCCTAAACCGTAGCCGTACGCACGTGAAGCTGTTACATTGGGAGAAGGGTGGCTTTGTGCTGTATTACAAACGGCTGGAGAGCGGTACTTTCGTACCGCCCAGTATAAAAAACGGAGAGTTGTCATGGAGTGATCTGGTGCTGATGATTGAGGGGATACAGGTCGTAAAAAGTATTCAAAAAAGACGTTTTACTTTGCCTTAA
- the tnpA gene encoding IS66 family insertion sequence element accessory protein TnpA: MSKEEKRIQMFALIADWQQSGISKKRYCAEKGINEATFYYWYSRSKENVSSAGSFISIDKACRKSEVEVIYPNGVRIKVENDLGLLSQLIRLY; this comes from the coding sequence ATGAGCAAAGAAGAAAAAAGAATACAGATGTTTGCCCTGATAGCAGACTGGCAACAAAGCGGTATAAGCAAGAAACGATACTGCGCAGAAAAAGGGATAAATGAGGCCACCTTTTATTATTGGTATTCGCGCAGTAAAGAAAACGTTTCGTCTGCGGGGAGTTTTATATCCATCGACAAGGCCTGCAGAAAAAGTGAAGTTGAGGTAATTTATCCCAATGGTGTACGTATAAAGGTAGAAAATGATCTTGGACTTCTCTCTCAATTGATCCGTCTGTACTGA
- a CDS encoding helix-turn-helix domain-containing protein encodes MSQIKQLIRLYQSGSGIKTIARILGMSKNTVKSYLKKMADGGFNTEDLLKQEDPLLEKSFHAGMITLHLKKLVLIIKWY; translated from the coding sequence ATGAGTCAGATAAAGCAATTAATCAGATTGTACCAGAGCGGTAGCGGAATAAAAACAATCGCCCGCATCCTTGGTATGAGCAAGAATACGGTGAAGTCCTATCTTAAAAAGATGGCCGACGGCGGTTTCAATACGGAAGACCTTCTTAAACAGGAGGATCCCCTGTTGGAAAAGTCGTTCCACGCAGGGATGATAACATTGCATCTCAAAAAGCTTGTTCTAATAATAAAATGGTATTAA
- a CDS encoding glycosyltransferase family 32 protein — protein sequence MIEPIIHQILLSDIPNSLIYKCLTSWTKMKNFGFKIKYWNHVEISDFISINYPNALQAFINARNLAEASDIARYLIVLHHSGIYVDWDIELVDSSDYYRKISNLDKGYLLQDPRNGTFAPECFSAEKNEPFLSKLTDDIISVYNSRQLPLTPYYSGAYRMRESMNDYYCNQQILPVKDIFEFDYSEIREPFQRQVKKPLIHYWLHTWL from the coding sequence ATGATTGAGCCAATTATTCATCAAATTTTACTATCTGATATTCCCAATTCACTTATATATAAATGCTTAACTTCATGGACAAAAATGAAAAATTTTGGGTTCAAGATAAAATATTGGAATCATGTGGAGATATCAGACTTTATTTCCATTAATTATCCTAATGCTCTACAGGCTTTTATAAATGCTAGAAATCTTGCCGAAGCATCAGACATAGCAAGGTATCTAATTGTTCTACATCATTCAGGTATATATGTAGATTGGGATATAGAACTGGTGGATTCATCGGATTATTACCGCAAAATCTCAAATTTGGATAAAGGGTACTTATTGCAAGATCCAAGAAACGGGACTTTCGCGCCTGAATGTTTTTCAGCCGAAAAGAACGAACCTTTCCTTAGTAAACTAACGGATGATATCATTTCTGTCTATAATTCCCGCCAGCTTCCCCTTACGCCTTATTATTCAGGCGCATATAGGATGCGGGAATCTATGAATGATTATTATTGCAACCAACAAATTCTACCAGTAAAAGATATTTTTGAATTTGATTATTCAGAAATAAGGGAACCTTTTCAAAGACAGGTCAAAAAACCTTTAATCCATTATTGGTTACATACATGGTTGTAG